A region of Solea solea chromosome 7, fSolSol10.1, whole genome shotgun sequence DNA encodes the following proteins:
- the gpr184 gene encoding G protein-coupled receptor 184 yields the protein MNNTTNNSAVCVKIGESVISDLLMSVYILVFIFGLIFNVVTLGPIWQQVRRQNILGIFLLNLSLSDFLYIFTMPLWINYYHQDHNWRLGVMSCSIAGFFYYSNMYISIYLLCCISVDRCLVVTFPLRFKAHRTSRYAWAQCIGVYVVVVVMHIMVLIHDNLIDAHDDVNSNDRCYETYPMQWPVALFNLIRVAIGFLLPLLVLTVSYWRVLATVGQSPGLSLQAKRKVRLLSFGVIGIFSICFAPYHILLLIRSLVFYYSENPQPGGYYCQFEEKMHFFFSCTLALSSLNCVVDPVLYALVSNGVREEAKLFWQRYRKTQATESYTLASSNRGKANNNLI from the coding sequence ATGAACAACACAACCAACAACTCAGCTGTGTGCGTTAAAATCGGGGAGAGCGTCATCAGTGACCTCCTGATGTCTGTTTACATCCTGgtctttatttttggtttgatcTTTAACGTGGTGACCCTGGGCCCTATTTGGCAACAGGTGCGGCGGCAAAACATTTTGGGAATCTTCCTGCTCAATCTGTCACTCTCAGACTTTCTTTACATCTTCACCATGCCCCTTTGGATCAATTACTACCACCAGGACCACAATTGGCGTTTGGGTGTTATGTCCTGCAGTATAGCTGGCTTTTTCTACTACTCCAACATGTACATCAGCATCTACCTGCTCTGCTGCATCTCTGTGGATCGCTGCCTGGTGGTCACATTTCCACTCCGTTTTAAGGCCCACCGCACGTCACGCTACGCCTGGGCACAGTGTATCGGGGTTTACGTTGTTGTGGTGGTGATGCACATCATGGTGCTGATCCATGATAATCTCATAGACGCCCACGATGACGTGAACAGCAACGACCGTTGCTATGAGACCTACCCTATGCAGTGGCCTGTTGCCTTATTCAACCTGATCCGAGTGGCCATTGGCTTCCTGCTGCCCCTGCTGGTGTTGACGGTGAGCTACTGGAGAGTGCTGGCTACTGTGGGCCAGAGTCCTGGGCTGAGTCTCCAGGCCAAGCGGAAGGTCCGCCTTCTTTCCTTTGGCGTGATTGGCATCTTCTCAATTTGCTTTGCTCCATACCACATTCTCCTGCTCATACGTTCACTAGTCTTCTATTACAGTGAGAACCCACAGCCTGGTGGGTACTACTGCCAGTTTGAGGAAAAAATGCACTTCTTTTTCTCATGCACACTGGCACTGTCCAGTCTGAACTGTGTGGTGGACCCCGTGCTGTATGCGTTGGTCAGCAATGGAGTCCGGGAGGAGGCAAAACTGTTCTGGCAGAGGTACAGAAAGACACAGGCTACAGAGAGCTATACTCTAGCTTCATCTAACAGAGGAAAGGccaataataatttaatatga
- the si:dkey-202l22.3 gene encoding 7 transmembrane receptor domain-containing protein, with product MDIFLDLTVTGNTSHETGREKLEGSKLHGLNHSNPLDVFVGLELLLRFKPLFLPLYCLVVAVAGVGNTVLLACILADKKLHNATNFFIGNLAAGDLLMCLSCVPLTMSYAFDSHGWAFGRPLCHLVPLVQCATVFASVLSLTAIAVDRYVVVAHPVRKRISAWGCGAVTLGVWLLSLALAAPPSLYTRYLDLRPSGIDLVVCEEFWPDSGNLRLLYSCFILVASYMIPLLSVSVSYCAITVSLKHYSIPGELSSSQQRWNQKRRKTFSLLVASVLAFALCWLPLQVLNLLLDLDQEFHIIGKRYINVLQVCCHLVAMSSACYNPFIYASLHSKVRMHLSGYLCPCRKRQSDMVERASSRS from the exons ATGGACATATTCCTGGACTTAACTGTGACCGGTAACACCAGCCACGAGACAGGTCGAGAAAAGCTCGAGGGAAGTAAACTGCATGGACTCAACCACAGCAACCCCCTGGACGTGTTCGTCGGCCTGGAGCTCCTTCTACGTTTCAAGCCTCTCTTCTTGCCTCTCTACTGTCTCGTTGTGGCCGTGGCCGGTGTAGGAAACACCGTGCTGTTGGCTTGCATCCTGGCCGACAAGAAGCTCCACAACGCCACCAACTTTTTCATCGGTAACTTGGCGGCAGGAGACCTGCTGATGTGTTTGAGTTGTGTTCCACTGACCATGTCTTATGCCTTCGACAGCCACGGCTGGGCCTTTGGGAGACCTCTGTGCCACCTGGTCCCATTGGTGCAGTGTGCCACAGTGTTTGCGTCAGTGCTTTCTCTCACTGCCATCGCCGTTGACCGCTATGTTGTTGTAG cTCAtccagtgaggaagaggatttCTGCATGGGGTTGTGGTGCAGTGACTCTGGGTGTATGGCTTTTGTCTCTGGCTCTGGCTGCGCCGCCATCTCTCTACACTCGCTACCTGGACCTTCGACCGAGCGGTATTGACTTGGTTGTGTGTGAGGAATTCTGGCCAGATAGTGGCAATCTGCGGCTGCTCTATTCCTGCTTCATTCTCGTCGCCTCCTATATGATTCCTCTGTTGTCAGTCAGTGTATCCTACTGTGCCATAACTGTCAGCCTTAAACACTATTCAATACCAGGGGAGTTATCCAGCAGCCAGCAGCGCTGGAAccaaaagaggaggaagacctTCTCTCTGCTGGTCGCTTCAGTGCTGGCCTTTGCACTGTGTTGGCTGCCCCTGCAG GTCCTGAACTTGCTGCTGGACCTGGACCAAGAGTTCCACATCATTGGGAAACGCTACATAAACGTCCTACAGGTCTGCTGCCATTTGGTAGCGATGAGCTCTGCGTGTTACAACCCCTTCATCTATGCCTCACTGCACAGCAAGGTGCGCATGCACCTGAGTGGCTACCTGTGTCCTTGCCGCAAACGACAGAGTGACATGGTGGAGAGAGCGTCATCCAGGAGTTAA